TGGTTTTAATTGGGGATGAAATAGAAGAAGTTTTATGGCGTATTAGCCAAGAGGCGTTACATAATTGTAAAAAGCATGCTTCGTGTGAAAAGGTACATGTTCTTTTAAAAATAGAAAATAACCAGTTACATTTTTACATAGAAGACAATGGAATAGGATTTATACAAGAACAAGTAAGGGAATCAGCACTTGGTCTGAAAAGTATGAAGGAACGTATTCAGTTAATGAAGGGATCGTTTCAAATTACAACAGAGCTGAAAAAGGGTACAAAAATAGAAATTCAATTGCCGATTTGAAGGGGAGAATAAGGTTGAAGATTAAACTGCTACTAGTTGAGGATCATCATATCGTTCGAAGAGGACTTGTATTCTTTTTGAAAACGAGAGAAGAATTTGAAATTATTGGGGAAGCGGAAAATGGCGAAGAGGCATTACATTTCGTGCAAAAAGAAAAACCGGATGTCGTACTAATGGATGTATCGATGCCGAAAATGGATGGAATTGAGGCAACAAAACGTCTAAAGCAATACGATGAGACGATAAAGGTACTTATATTAAGTAGTTTTTCAGAGCAAGATTATGTTATACCAGCACTTGAAGCTGGAGCAGATGGTTATCAATTAAAAGAAGTACAACCTGAACAACTTGTCGCTTCTATTATTGCAGTATATCAAGGAAATGCGAATTTTCACCCGAAAGTAACACCTGCATTAATAGGGCGTTCCGCAGTAAAGAAGGAAATAGAAAATCCTTTTTCAATGTTAACGAAAAGAGAGCAAGAGGTACTTCGCGAAATTGCGAAAGGAAGAAGCAACAAGGAGATTGCAGCAGAACTTTATATTACAGAACAAACTGTGAAAACACACGTTTCAAACGTTTTAGCTAAATTGGAAGTGGACGATCGTACGCAAGCCGCATTATACGCAGTTAAACATGGGGAGAATTATTCATAAGTATGAATAATTCTATTATATCGTATGACAGAATACATAGGAGCAATTAAATTTATAGTAATCCCTAATATAGGTTTTTCTTCTTTCAATAATTAGGTACAATAAAGTGAAACTCTAATCAGTGGGGGACCATCCCCACTGATGATTAGTTTAACTAATCGGTTTTTACAGGATAAAGCTACGATGGAAGGGGAGGATATGCTATGCCTGATACAAGAAGTGGGATTGGAAAGATTCAGGCTTCGTTAAATGGTTTATCACCGAAATTGCGAAGTATTGCCGAACATATTTTGAAACATCCACAAGATGTTGTACATAAATCTATTACAGAATTAGCTGAAGTTACGAGTAGTTCCGAAGCTACGATATTCCGCTTATGTAAACACCTTGGTTTGCAAGGTTTTCAAGATTTAAAGATTACATTAGCTCGTGAAATTGTACATACACCGATGCAAAATATTCATGAAGAGGTATCAGCAGAAGATAGTATGGTAACTGTTGCTAAAAAAGTTTTTCATTCGCATATTACAGGACTGCAAGATACTTTACATTTGCTAAATGAAACGGCACTTGAGCAGGCTGTACGAGCCTTGCAAGAAGCAAGTCGAATTGAGTTTTATGGAAATGGTGGCTCTGGTATTATTGCAATGGATGCGTATCATAAGTTTATGAGAACGGGTATTTCTTGTATCGCTCATACTGATTCGCATTTTCAAATTATGGGAGCAGGTTTACTCTCAAAAAACTCAGTTGTTATTGGTATTTCTCATTCTGGTAGCAATAAAGGATTACTTGAAGCATTAGAAGTAGCGAAAGCAAGAGGGGCCAAAATTATTGCGATTACGAGCTATAAGAAATCAGCATTAAGTCAACTTGCTGATATAACGTTATATACATCAACACGTGAGACTGAATTCCGCACAGAAGCAAGTTCATCCAGATTAGCACAGTTAAGCTTATTAGATACTTTGTATGTAGGGTTGTCGTTGCAGCGACAAGAGGAAACTCTAAAAAATTTACAAAGTATACGTGAAACGATTTCGATGAAGCGAATATAAAAAAGCTCTTCAAATGAAGAGCTTTCAGACTGTAGACAAACTATTTTTGGAGAGTTCAAATGCTAAAAGTAGTTTGTTTCTTATTTTAGGGATAATTTATCCAATGACATTTATATGTAGTGCTTTCTATACTATAATTTACTATAAGTGAGGAAGGTGTCTTATGAAAATATCTGTTTATGTTGCAAGTGCATTTAGCAAGGATCATAAAGGCGGAAATAAAGCAGGAGTGGTATTTATTGAGGATACATTGACCACTACTCAAAAAATGGAAATAGCCAAACAACTGGGCTATGCGGAAACCGCATTTATATCAGAATCTGAACTTGCTGATTATAAATTTGAGTATTTTACACCGAAAGAAGAAGTTGATTTATGTGGTCATGCCACAATTGGCTCTTTCGCGATACTAATGCATTTAAATAAACTTTTCAGGAATCGCTATACGATTGAAACGAACAGCGGTGTTCTTACTATTACTATAAAAGATGACATTATATTCATGGAACAAAATAAACCGATATTCTATGATGTTGTATCTCCAAACGAGTTCATTGACTGTTTTGATAGTAAAGATATAGACAATAAATGCCCAATTCAAATTGTCTCCACGGGCTTAAAAGATATTTTAATTCCTATAAAAAGCGAAACACAATTACATGCACTGCAACCTAATTTTGAAAAAATTAAAGAAATCAGCAAGTATTATAATGTTGTCGGGATGCATCTATATACTTTTAATGACAATCGAATTATATGCAGAAATTTTGCTCCGCTATACGACATCAATGAAGAAGCAGCGACTGGAACTTCGAACGGTGCATTAGCTTGCTATCTTTATGAACAGGACTACTTGAAAAAAGAAGTCTATGTATTTGAACAAGGTTATTCTTTACACTCGCCTTCTGAAATATTAGTTAAATTAGCAACCAATAGCAAAAATAAAATAGAAAAAGTTTATGTTGGTGGCAAAGGATATTACTGTGAAACTAAGTGTTTACATGTAGAAAATATTGAGTGAAGAGCTTTTTTATCGGTGAGAAGTTTGTTAATTTATTTTGTTTTAGAAATATGTGACTTACTTATAGTCAATGATAAACTCTCATTTTTAAAAATTTAAAATAAAGACCGATTTGTGTAATAATTCAAATATTGTTCATAATTTCACAAGCTGTTTATGAAGTGTCATGTTATGATGAAGATGTAATGATGATTGAACACTTAAATTTGGTACAATAACTAGCCAAAGTAGTGAAGAAAGTAGTTGTGAGATAAACTCATTAAAATGCTAAAACACTAAAGGGGAGATCACATATGAAAGCAGTAGTGGTTAATAAAAACAGCAAAGCAAACATCGAAGTGATTGAAAAAGAATTACGTCCGTTACACTCAGGTGAAGCGTTAGTAGATGTAGAGTATTGTGGAGTTTGCCACACTGATTTACACGTTGCGAATCATGATTTTGGTAACACTGATGGCCGTATTCTTGGTCATGAGGGTGTAGGTATTGTTACGAAAATAGCTGATGATGTTACTTCACTAAAGATAGGTGATCGTGTAAGTATTGCATGGATGTTCCAATCTTGTGGACGTTGTGAATATTGCGTAACTGGTAGAGAAACATTTTGCCGTGAAGTTAAGAATGCTGGTTATTCAGTGGATGGGGGTATGGCTGAACAATGTATCGTTACAGCTGATTATACGGTAAAAGTACCAGAAGGATTAGATCCTGCTCAAGCATCATCAATTACTTGTGCTGGTGTAACTACATATAAAGCTATTAAAGTATCAGATATTAAACCTAGTCAACCTATTGTAATCTATGGCTGCGGTGGATTAGGTAACTTAGCTATCCAATATGCTAAAAATGTATTTGGTGCAAAGGTAATCGCAGTAGACATTAATGACGACAAATTAGCCTTAGCGAAAGAAGTTGGTGCTGATATGACTATCAATCCAATTTCTCAAGGTCCTGCTGATAAAATTGTGCAAGAGGAGTTTGGTGGCGCTTATGCTGCGGTAGTAACAGCAGTCTCTAAAGTAGCCTTTAACTCAGCAGTTGATGCAGTACGTGCTTGCGGTAAAGTAGTTGCAGTAGGGCTACCAGTAGAAACAATGGACTTAAACATCCCACGACTTGTACTGGATGGAATTGAAGTAGTTGGTTCTCTAGTTGGTACTCGTAAAGATTTAGAAGAGGCGTTTATGTTCGGTGCAGAAGGAAAAGTAGTGCCAGTTGTTCAAACTTGTCCTTTAGATAAAGTACAAAATGTATTCGAAGAAATGGAACAAGGTAAAATTCAAGGGCGTATGGTAATCGATTTTAAACAGCATAATTGTGATTGCAAATAATGCACTTTAAATATAAAAAGTATGAGTCTAACAAAGTACATGTAAAAAAGTTAGACGATATAAAAAAGATGATCTCTGTATTCAATAGAGATCATCTTTTTATATTCTACTAATATCAATGCCAATTCATACTTGATTAATGAGAAATGATTAAAGGTTTACTTTATTTGCAAACGAAAAGGAATCTTTATGTTTAACAAATTTTTTATGATCTGGAACGTTTTGAATTGCTACAATTTGCGAATCTCTTGCTTTCAGTGCATCTTGAATTCCGATGGTCATAAGCTTAATAAATAGAATCGTAATAAAGAATGAAGCGAGAGTATAAAAAATAATCCACCATGAAAGATTCATTTCATTACGATTTAATCCAATAAGACCTGCCCAATCATTAGATAGAGAAACAGGTTTGAGCACTCCGTCATAGAGTTCACGCATTTGTATGCCGCCAATTACAATGTTAAGCAACGCTAAATGGATAACGAGTATGAGTGTTTGGACGATATGTTCCATAAATAATACAAATAAGCGGTCAAGTAATAAGACTCGTAAGTGTTTTTTAATAATATGAAAACGACTAGCCCCCAGTAATTGTGAACTTAAGATGTAATCTTGTTTCATAAATTCATCAACCTCTGAGGATATGTATAAAGAAAGTGTAGGCAGAGCGACGAAAATAAGTACGAGTACTTGATAAAACGTAAATGAAATATTTGGATCTACCCCATCAGCATTTGATGTGATTATAATATTAACGGGCGTGATGAGTATGAATGCGATAAATAGAGTTGGAATATAATAAAAAACTTCTGAGCATGACTGGAAAAATCTCTTGAGTTTTGGAGCAAATAAACTTAAGAGGATTCCTATACATGTTCCGCATAAAATTCGAAAGAAGCTAATTGCCACGGCTAATAAAATAGTGAATTTTGCTCCTTCTACAATTTGTAAGAAAACAGACTCTCCAAAACGATCAGATCCAAAAGGTGGAATTAACGATGGCGGAAAGGGGGCCTTTCCAAGTAATTCGTTATTGTCATTGTAAAGTAATTGAGGAGGTTTTGGGATGTTATCTTTAAAGAACCAACTATAAATAAAACTAGCTGAAATAAGTATGAATAGATAAGTAAAGCCGATTAAAAAGCGTTTTGATTTCCAAATAGATTTCATAATGATACTCCTTTCAATTGCTTTTTCCATCTATTCATCATGAATGAAACTATTTGGAAAATGGCATAAAACGGTAAAATAATCATAACAAGTATGATAAATGCAGCTGGAGGTGAAACAAACGCCTTATTAAATAAAAATTGAATAATGCCTTCCATATTAAAAACAAATTCTAAAATGAATAAATTAGAAAGTAAGAAAACAAAAATCGTTTTTAAATGGTGGAAGAAGTGGATAGATATATTTTTGAATAAATGAATGCATAGTATATAACTTGATGAAAGGCCTTTTCCATATGCAACCTCTACGTAATGTTTTCCTTGCTCTTCTTTTATGTATAACACCATCATCCGAAACATTTGTAATGTAGGTAAGACAGCTAATGATAAAATAGGGAGTAAATAAGCTCGATTTTCATTAAAAGAAATAATAGTGACAGGAGATTCCCCAAATTTCTGAAGTACCCATATGAAAAATATTTGCAAACAAATCATCATCATCATATCAGGGACAGCTTCTAATATGAACACAATTCGGTTTATCCATTTTTTTATATAATCTTTTGCTAAAAAATAAAAAAATGCCATGCTAGATGATAAAAAGAGAGCAAGAAAAAAGGCTGAAAATAATATAGTAAATGAATATAGGTAAGGTTCTAAAACAGTTGGAAATAATGGTGTTTTTTTGAAATGGCCAAACTTCGGGTCTGATCCTATAATCACTAATGATTCAGGGGAAAAAACCTGTTTTAACATAGTAACGGTCTGATTAAAAAAATAAATTGGTTGAAAGGTAAATCCTTGTTGGGTGATAAATAAATAAGGTAAATTTAATAATAGTAAGAGTGATAAAAGAATTGATGAAAGCTTAATTGTGAATTGAGATATTTTATTTAACATTAAATCCCTCCGACATCTTTTTACAACATTATACAATAAATTCCGTGTTATTGTTTTTATTTTTCTGAAAAATAAAAATACTTTTTGGTTTTATAGTATGCAAGATATATTTACAAGATAAAAAAGGGTTAGTAGGGGGCCGCGATCTATGTTTATCAAGATAAAAGACTAGTGAACCTAAAACAATAAATAAGAGCAAAATGCACAGAATTCTCATTCTGCGGTTAGTTACTTTTCTTGGCTTGATGGTGATGTTACGTGACCGCTAAAAATGAATATTGTTTTTCAACTCTTTCTTCAAGCAAATAAGTAGAACGTATGGAGGACTATGTATGTGTTGTTAATGAGAGGAAAGAGTGTATTGCGTAACGAATATAACGTAAGTTTACCGCATGGAAAAGCTAAATGTAGTATATAAGTGAAATGGAATGAGGGGATTTATTTTTTGGTATGAAAAAAATTTTCTCTGTATAACTTGATAAATGAAAAAATATTTTATATACTAATTCATGTAAACGGTTTACTAAATCGTATTTTGCTAGAAATGAAGGGAAGATTCGCATGGAAACAAGGGGGAGAGTAATCGGGATTGATATCGGTACCACAAGTACAAAAACGGTTGTGTTCACAGAAAAAGGAAAAGTCATTGCATCACATGCAATCGATTACCCAATTATTCAACCGAATGTAGGATGGGCTGAGCAAGATCCTGATGTAATATGTGCCGCTGTATACAAAAGTGTAAGCGTTGCCATTGAAAAAGGTAATGTATTACCAGAAGATATTTCTTCAATCGGTATTAGTACAGCTATGCACGCATTAATTGCAGTAGATGAAAATGGTGCGCCATTAACGCGTTCTATCATTTGGGCAGATAATCGAAGTACGAAGCAATCAGAAAAATTATTACAACAAATGAATGGGCATGAAATTTATAGACGTACAGGTACACCGATTCATCCGATGTCACCACTTTCTAAATTGTTATGGATGAAAGAAGAGGAACCAGAGTTATATACAAGTGCCTATAAATTCATTTCCATTAAAGAGTATGTGATTTACCAATTATTTTCACGCTACGTAGTTGATTATTCGATTGCTTCTGCTACGGGGTTATTTAATTTAGAAACATTAAACTGGGATGAAGATGTTTTAACTATGTTACATATGTCACCAGAACAATTATCAACCCCTGTACCAACTACATATATTTTATCAGGTATGAAGCCAGAATTAGCACAGAAGATGGGGATAAGTGCAGAAACATCAATTGTCATCGGAGCAAGTGATGGGGTTCTTGCAAATGTAGGAGTTGGTGCGATATCACCGGGTGCGGCTGCAATTACGATTGGAACGAGTGGTGCGGTTCGAACAATCTCATCAAATATAAATACAGATGAGAAAGGGAGAACGTTTTGTTACGCATTAACAGATGAGCACTGGGTAATCGGTGGTCCAACGAATAACGGTGGAATATTACTGAGATGGTTACGTGATGAATTTGGTAGTCCAGAGCAAGAAGTAGCAAGAAAGCTCGGCATTGATCCTTATGATTTATTAATTAAATATGCAGAAAGCGTACCAGCTGGAGCGGATGGACTATTGTTCTTACCTTTCTTATCTGGAGAACGCGCACCTTACTGGAATGCAAATGCTCGTGGTACATTCTTTGGAATCAATCTTCAACATAAGAGAGAACATTTTATACGTGCAGTGATGGAAGGTGTTTGTATGAGTGTATATTCAGTAGCACTCGCAATCAGGGATTGTACAGGGCCACTTACTGAAATACGAGTTTCAGGAGGGTTTGCAAAATCTGCATTTTGGAGACAAATGTTGTCCGATATGATGGGAAAAGAATTGCTTGTACCTGAAAGTCATGAAGCATCTGCGCTTGGGGCAGCAGCAGTTGCTTTGTATGCTGTAGGAAAAATTGATTCTCTTGAAGAGGTAAAGGATTGGATTGATATTGTCCATCATCATGTACCGAATAAAGAAAATACGGCTATATATTTAGAAATGTTTTATATGTATGAACGACTTTACAATCGCTTGAAAGAAGAATTTGATTGTATAGCTGCTTTCCAACGTAAACAATAGGGGGATTGGGAGAAATGGTAGTTGGGATCGTACTAGCGGCAGTTGTCATACTACTTTTACTTATTACGGTAGTAAAATGGCATCCATTTGTCGCATTAATTTTAACAGCAATTGGTGTAGGATTAGCAATGGGAATGCCTTTAATTGGAACTTCACCAAAAGATCCAGGGATTATTGATTCTATTAAACTAGGGCTTGGTAATACGTTAGGATTTTTAGCAATAGTTTTAGCACTAGGAACGATGCTTGGAAAAATGATGGCCGAATCTGGTGGTGCTGAACGTATCGCTAACACATTAATTAATCGTTTTGGAAAGAAACGAGTTCATTGGGCGATGATGTTCGTTGCATTTTTAGTAGGGATTCCGGTATTTTTCCAAGTTGGATTTGTACTATTAATTCCGTTAGTATTTACAATTGCGTTAGAAACTGGGGTATCACTTATTACAATTGGTATTCCGCTAGTAGCAGGACTGTCAGTCGTACACGGACTTGTTCCACCGCATCCAGCGGCAATGGCGGCAGTTGGTATTTTTAAAGCAGATGTAGGGAAGACAATTTTATATGCGTTAATTGTCGGACTTCCAACTGCAATTATTTCAGGTCCACTTTACGGGAAATGGATTGGTGCTCGTATACATAAGGAAGTACCATTAGATATAGCGGAGCAATTTATTGAAAAAGATAATAAAAAAGAGCTTCCTAGCTTTTGGAATACATTGTTTACAATTTTACTTCCAGTATTTCTTATGCTTGGTGCATCAATAGCAGAAGTTGCATTAAATAAAACGAGTCAACTAGCACAAGTATTACACTTTATTGGAGATCCGATTGTGGCTTTATTAATTGCAACCATTTACTCTTTTTTTAGTCTTGGATATGCAAAAGGTTTCTCAAAAGATAAAGTGTTACAATTTACAAATGATTGCCTTGGACCTATTGCAAACATATTGTTAGTGATTGGTGCAGGCGGTGCATTTAATAAAGTATTATTAGATTCTGGAATTGGAACGACAATTGCAGATATGGCGAAAGAATCACATATTTCACCGATATTATTAGGGTGGGGAATTGCGGCACTTATTCGAATTGCAACTGGATCAGCTACTGTTTCTATGATGACAGCGGCTGGAATTGTTGCACCGATTGCAGCAAGTACACCAGGTGTAAATGTTGAACTACTAGCACTTGCAACTGGTGCAGGGTCATTAATTTTATCACACGTAAATGATTCAGGATTTTGGATGATTAAAGAGTATTTCGGAATGACTGTGAAAGAAACGTTATTAACATGGACTGCAATGGAGACTATATTATCTGTAGTAGCATTTGGGCTAATTTCGATATTAAATATATTTGTATAGAATAGGAGATTGATTAATATGAAACTAGGTTTAATTGGATTAGGAAAAATGGGATTCCCATTAGCTGAACACTTACATGAAGACAAGCATGAAGTAGTAGTATACGATGTAAATAAAGAGCTTGTTGAAAAGGCAGGAAAACTAGGAATTACTGCACGTCATACATTAAAAGAAATGATTGCTGAACTAGAAGCTCCTCGTACAATTTGGGTAATGGTGCCTGCAGGAGAAGTTGTAGAGTCAGTATTAAAAGATGTTTATCCGTTATTAGATGAAGGTGATATCGTTATTGAAGGCGGAAATTCATTCTATAAAGATACGTTACGCCGTGCTGAAGAAGCAAAAAGCTTCGGATTACATTATGTAGATATCGGTACATCAGGCGGTGTAGAAGGAGCTAGATACGGTGCTTGCTTAATGGTTGGTGGAGAAAAAGAAATTTACGACCAATTAGAACCTTTATTTAAAGATTTAGCAGTAGAAAATGGCTATTCTTATGCTGGCCGTGTTGGTAGTGGTCATTTCTTGAAAATGGTTCATAACGGTATTGAGTACGGCATGATGCAAGCAATCGCTGAAGGATTTGAAGTACTAGATAAGAGTGACTTTGATTTTAATTATGAAGATGTTGCAAAAGTATGGGCGAACGGATCAGTTATCCGTGGTTGGTTAATGGACTTAACTGAAAAAGCATTTGCAGAAGATCCGAAACTAGATGGCATTAAAGGTGTAATGAACTCTTCAGGAGAAGGAAAATGGACTGTTGAAACTGCACTTGAACTTCAAGCTGCAGCACCAGTTATCGCTATGTCATTATTTATGCGCTATCGTTCTCAGGAAGATGATACATTCCATGGAAAAGTAGTTTCAGCACTACGTAATCAGTTCGGTGGACATGAAGTTGTGAAAAAATAAGGATGTTTTTGAAAAGAAACTTGTGCATAAGCGCAAGTTTCTTTTTTATAGTTTAAGAAACTACTAATTTAAAAATACCAATCAATCATCGTTTTTTGTCACAAATGACAGCTTCAACGTTCATTGAATGAACAATATATTCTATATTTTCTTCTTTAGCTAATAATAAGGTTATAAAGGAATTAAATATACTCATAAACGCATACTCATTATCTTCGCCAGTAATAATTAACTCATTATTGCTAATGTCCCAAATATCTAATGGAGTAGTATTATCTACCGCTAATAATCCGTTTGTATCAAGAATTGGTTCAGAGAAATATAAATTTTTTGCACCTTTAGAACCGAGGAGTTTAAGTAATTTATGTAATAAAAATATAGACGTATAATCTTCTGTTGGATAATAAAGATCTTTTTTTAAGTTTGAATATAGCTTTTCAGCTAAATCCTCTCTTTTATATTCTTCTGTAAAAGCACCAATGGAAGTCAACATGGCCATTGCTAATTCTGCGTATGAATGTAATCCACTATAAGACATCATTTCCTTCCAAGAAACGGATTTCCCATTATGAATGATTTCTTCAGCGCTAGGATAGATGTGCTCATATGGTCTTTTTCTCACAGACTTTTCCCATCCTAAAGGCATTTGGACAAAAGGGTGTAGCAATATAGCTGCAGATTTACAGGTGCTTGGTAGTTGTTCTAAAATTGGTGATTTGTCATCTAGCCAAATGTAATCCAACAAAATATAACCTCCTCTTAGACTTTGAAATGTACGGATTCCCGCATTATGTTTTTTGTATTGATTGTATCAAATATAAAGCGCTGCATGAAATATGTCCCAACATAAAAGTAAGAATAAATAAAATGAAGTTTTCATAAATAGTAAAAGGGTGCTTATGTCATCAGTATAGCTAAGAAATGTTGTTACATATGAGAAGAGCGTGTTAATAAAATATGAGGTGGTTAAATGGGAAATGAGCAAGTGAAGTCTGTAAAGGAAGAAAAAAAGTTATGTCTTTGTATGATCGTCAAAAATGAGTCTAGAATTATGGAAAGATGTTTAAATGCAACAAAATCAATTGTAGACTTTGTTTCTATTTGTGATACTGGATCGACGGATAATACGCCTGAAATTATTGAAAATTGGTGTAAGGAAAATGAGATACCTGGGACGGTTCATCATGAGCCGTTTAAAAACTTTGGTTATAACAGAAGCTTAGCTGTTTCGTTAGCGCAAAAAACATACCCAGAAGCAGATTATTTATTAATATTAGATGCAGATATGATTTTAGAGGTTGGTCCGAATTTCGATAAAACGAGCTTAACGGAAGATCATTATCTTACACTGCAATATGATGTTCATATTAAATATTGGCTTACGCGTCTTTTAAAAGCTTCTTTACCATGGAAATCTGTCGGTGTTACTCATGAGTATTGGGATATAGATCGTTCAAAAGTTGGAGCGAATTACAATACGAGGGTAGCTCGGTTAGAGACTCTTGTCGTGAATGATCCCGGAGATGGCGGGAGCAAAGCTGATAAATTTGAAAGAGATGAGAGGTTGTTGTTACAAGGAATAAACGACCCAGAAACAACGCCAGATTTGCATATAAGATATTTATTTTATTTAGCTCAGACTTATTTTCATTTAAGTCAATTTGAGAATTCAATTAAATGGTATAAAAAACGAGTGGAAGCAGGAGGATGGGTTGAAGAGGTATTCTATTCGTTATTGCGAATAGGATTTTGTTATGAGCAGTTAGCAAATCGTTCAGCAAATAAACAAAATGAAGTGACAGATGCTGA
This genomic interval from Bacillus thuringiensis contains the following:
- a CDS encoding ABC transporter permease, with amino-acid sequence MKSIWKSKRFLIGFTYLFILISASFIYSWFFKDNIPKPPQLLYNDNNELLGKAPFPPSLIPPFGSDRFGESVFLQIVEGAKFTILLAVAISFFRILCGTCIGILLSLFAPKLKRFFQSCSEVFYYIPTLFIAFILITPVNIIITSNADGVDPNISFTFYQVLVLIFVALPTLSLYISSEVDEFMKQDYILSSQLLGASRFHIIKKHLRVLLLDRLFVLFMEHIVQTLILVIHLALLNIVIGGIQMRELYDGVLKPVSLSNDWAGLIGLNRNEMNLSWWIIFYTLASFFITILFIKLMTIGIQDALKARDSQIVAIQNVPDHKKFVKHKDSFSFANKVNL
- the adhP gene encoding alcohol dehydrogenase AdhP; this translates as MKAVVVNKNSKANIEVIEKELRPLHSGEALVDVEYCGVCHTDLHVANHDFGNTDGRILGHEGVGIVTKIADDVTSLKIGDRVSIAWMFQSCGRCEYCVTGRETFCREVKNAGYSVDGGMAEQCIVTADYTVKVPEGLDPAQASSITCAGVTTYKAIKVSDIKPSQPIVIYGCGGLGNLAIQYAKNVFGAKVIAVDINDDKLALAKEVGADMTINPISQGPADKIVQEEFGGAYAAVVTAVSKVAFNSAVDAVRACGKVVAVGLPVETMDLNIPRLVLDGIEVVGSLVGTRKDLEEAFMFGAEGKVVPVVQTCPLDKVQNVFEEMEQGKIQGRMVIDFKQHNCDCK
- a CDS encoding PhzF family phenazine biosynthesis protein, with the protein product MKISVYVASAFSKDHKGGNKAGVVFIEDTLTTTQKMEIAKQLGYAETAFISESELADYKFEYFTPKEEVDLCGHATIGSFAILMHLNKLFRNRYTIETNSGVLTITIKDDIIFMEQNKPIFYDVVSPNEFIDCFDSKDIDNKCPIQIVSTGLKDILIPIKSETQLHALQPNFEKIKEISKYYNVVGMHLYTFNDNRIICRNFAPLYDINEEAATGTSNGALACYLYEQDYLKKEVYVFEQGYSLHSPSEILVKLATNSKNKIEKVYVGGKGYYCETKCLHVENIE
- the gntK gene encoding gluconokinase — translated: METRGRVIGIDIGTTSTKTVVFTEKGKVIASHAIDYPIIQPNVGWAEQDPDVICAAVYKSVSVAIEKGNVLPEDISSIGISTAMHALIAVDENGAPLTRSIIWADNRSTKQSEKLLQQMNGHEIYRRTGTPIHPMSPLSKLLWMKEEEPELYTSAYKFISIKEYVIYQLFSRYVVDYSIASATGLFNLETLNWDEDVLTMLHMSPEQLSTPVPTTYILSGMKPELAQKMGISAETSIVIGASDGVLANVGVGAISPGAAAITIGTSGAVRTISSNINTDEKGRTFCYALTDEHWVIGGPTNNGGILLRWLRDEFGSPEQEVARKLGIDPYDLLIKYAESVPAGADGLLFLPFLSGERAPYWNANARGTFFGINLQHKREHFIRAVMEGVCMSVYSVALAIRDCTGPLTEIRVSGGFAKSAFWRQMLSDMMGKELLVPESHEASALGAAAVALYAVGKIDSLEEVKDWIDIVHHHVPNKENTAIYLEMFYMYERLYNRLKEEFDCIAAFQRKQ
- a CDS encoding GntP family permease, which translates into the protein MVVGIVLAAVVILLLLITVVKWHPFVALILTAIGVGLAMGMPLIGTSPKDPGIIDSIKLGLGNTLGFLAIVLALGTMLGKMMAESGGAERIANTLINRFGKKRVHWAMMFVAFLVGIPVFFQVGFVLLIPLVFTIALETGVSLITIGIPLVAGLSVVHGLVPPHPAAMAAVGIFKADVGKTILYALIVGLPTAIISGPLYGKWIGARIHKEVPLDIAEQFIEKDNKKELPSFWNTLFTILLPVFLMLGASIAEVALNKTSQLAQVLHFIGDPIVALLIATIYSFFSLGYAKGFSKDKVLQFTNDCLGPIANILLVIGAGGAFNKVLLDSGIGTTIADMAKESHISPILLGWGIAALIRIATGSATVSMMTAAGIVAPIAASTPGVNVELLALATGAGSLILSHVNDSGFWMIKEYFGMTVKETLLTWTAMETILSVVAFGLISILNIFV
- the casR gene encoding two-component system response regulator CasR, with the protein product MKIKLLLVEDHHIVRRGLVFFLKTREEFEIIGEAENGEEALHFVQKEKPDVVLMDVSMPKMDGIEATKRLKQYDETIKVLILSSFSEQDYVIPALEAGADGYQLKEVQPEQLVASIIAVYQGNANFHPKVTPALIGRSAVKKEIENPFSMLTKREQEVLREIAKGRSNKEIAAELYITEQTVKTHVSNVLAKLEVDDRTQAALYAVKHGENYS
- a CDS encoding ABC transporter permease subunit, translated to MLNKISQFTIKLSSILLSLLLLLNLPYLFITQQGFTFQPIYFFNQTVTMLKQVFSPESLVIIGSDPKFGHFKKTPLFPTVLEPYLYSFTILFSAFFLALFLSSSMAFFYFLAKDYIKKWINRIVFILEAVPDMMMMICLQIFFIWVLQKFGESPVTIISFNENRAYLLPILSLAVLPTLQMFRMMVLYIKEEQGKHYVEVAYGKGLSSSYILCIHLFKNISIHFFHHLKTIFVFLLSNLFILEFVFNMEGIIQFLFNKAFVSPPAAFIILVMIILPFYAIFQIVSFMMNRWKKQLKGVSL
- a CDS encoding MurR/RpiR family transcriptional regulator, with amino-acid sequence MPDTRSGIGKIQASLNGLSPKLRSIAEHILKHPQDVVHKSITELAEVTSSSEATIFRLCKHLGLQGFQDLKITLAREIVHTPMQNIHEEVSAEDSMVTVAKKVFHSHITGLQDTLHLLNETALEQAVRALQEASRIEFYGNGGSGIIAMDAYHKFMRTGISCIAHTDSHFQIMGAGLLSKNSVVIGISHSGSNKGLLEALEVAKARGAKIIAITSYKKSALSQLADITLYTSTRETEFRTEASSSRLAQLSLLDTLYVGLSLQRQEETLKNLQSIRETISMKRI